DNA from Rubripirellula lacrimiformis:
ATTGGATGTGATCGCCGGATCCTTCATCCCCACCGAAGTTCATTGGTTCGAGAACCCCGGTGCGGAAGCATTGCGTTTGGGCAAAACCTGGACCAAACACTTGCTGGTCGACACCGGCAATTCCGCCAATGAAGGCCAACTGTTGGAAGACATCGATGGCGACGGCCGCCCCGAATGGATCGTCAATAGTTGGAAGAACGACGTCCCGGCAGTCATCTGGCGTTTGGTCGATCGCGACGAACCCGATCAAGCCAAAGGCGGCGCGAAGTACGATCTAGTACCTCATACTCTTGGCGAAAAAGGCAACGGCCACGGGGTCGCCGTGGGAGACATCAGCGGTGACGGGCGTGCGGATCTACTGGTCGGCCAAGGCTGGTACGAACAGCCCGCCGACGGTGCTTGGACGGGACCTTGGAAATTCCACGCCGATTGGAATCTGCACTCGTCGCTGCCGATGCTGGTCGTTGACTTGGACAAAGACGGTGATGGCGATTTGATCTTCGGCAACGGCCACGACTTTGGGCTGTTCTGGTGGCAGAATGACGGGATCGACAGCGATGGAAAAATCAGCTGGACCGAACACGAAATCGACCGCACCTACAGCCAACCGCACTCGTTGGCCTGGACCGATATCACGGGCGATGGCAGCCCCGACCTGATCACCGGCAAACGATACTTTGCACACAACGGCAACGATCCCGGCGGCATGGAAATGCCCTGCCTTTATTTCTATCAGTGGGATGCGAAAGAGAAAGAGTTCACTCGCCACACGATCGAAGAAGGCCACGTTGGAACGGGGCTGCAGATCGTTGCCGAGGACCTCAACGGAGATGCCAAGACAGACATCGCCGTGGCGGGCAAAAGCGGCACCTATCTGTTGATCGCAGAATGACCGACCCGACGGCAATGGAAACGCGGCCCCGCGACGACTTGTCGATTCGCGCCGCTCAGGAAGAAATCGATCGCTGGATCCGTACCATCGGCGTTCGATACTTTGACGAGATGACGAATCTGGCACAGCTGGTCGAAGAGGTCGGCGAGGTGGCAAGGATCTTGTCACGGACCTGTGGCGAACAATCATCCAAGCCCGGCGAATCGCCGGGCGACTTGGGGG
Protein-coding regions in this window:
- a CDS encoding FG-GAP repeat domain-containing protein, translated to MLIRHFACFLLVAGFSQPVFPRSASAEDSVTSFRPRLLAVDANEGIAAGDIDGDGHSDLVAGRNWYRGGDGTSGGNWESRPLRSIEDWNGYVDSNGDYLFDINDDGRLDVIAGSFIPTEVHWFENPGAEALRLGKTWTKHLLVDTGNSANEGQLLEDIDGDGRPEWIVNSWKNDVPAVIWRLVDRDEPDQAKGGAKYDLVPHTLGEKGNGHGVAVGDISGDGRADLLVGQGWYEQPADGAWTGPWKFHADWNLHSSLPMLVVDLDKDGDGDLIFGNGHDFGLFWWQNDGIDSDGKISWTEHEIDRTYSQPHSLAWTDITGDGSPDLITGKRYFAHNGNDPGGMEMPCLYFYQWDAKEKEFTRHTIEEGHVGTGLQIVAEDLNGDAKTDIAVAGKSGTYLLIAE
- a CDS encoding nucleotide pyrophosphohydrolase — protein: MTDPTAMETRPRDDLSIRAAQEEIDRWIRTIGVRYFDEMTNLAQLVEEVGEVARILSRTCGEQSSKPGESPGDLGDELADVLFVTICLANQSGIDLTEALRKNLDKKTERDATRHRDNQKLQ